The proteins below come from a single Streptomyces spongiicola genomic window:
- a CDS encoding DUF4287 domain-containing protein has translation MSQVFSEETHRNLLSRIPHCTGRDIADWLRTVEEGPSLFRFEEKVSWLRSEHDLAYGHAKAIIHEYDLRRAARKLL, from the coding sequence ATGTCCCAAGTCTTCTCCGAAGAGACCCATCGCAACCTGCTGTCCCGCATCCCCCACTGCACCGGTCGGGACATCGCCGACTGGCTGCGCACCGTCGAAGAAGGACCGTCCCTGTTCCGTTTCGAGGAGAAGGTCAGCTGGCTCCGGAGCGAACACGATCTCGCGTACGGCCACGCGAAGGCGATCATCCATGAGTACGACCTGAGGAGGGCGGCCCGCAAGCTGCTCTAG
- a CDS encoding Bax inhibitor-1/YccA family protein: MRSSNPVFSRRGFSRDNGYAGFNTAPQAGGPAVGGNPYAQGAGNAYATNPYAPADAQVGAPPQAPAPTSVMTMDDVVARTAMTLGTVVLTAILSWVLLPVDPANMGRSYGIAIGAALVAMVLALVQSFKRKPSPALILAYAGFEGVFLGVISSAVSTYIADGVVAQAVLGTMAVFGGVLFAYKMRWIRVTRRFYGFVMAAAMGFLLLMAVNLLFAVFAGGDGLGFRSGGLGILFGVIGIILGACFLALDFKQVEDGINYGAPREESWLAAFGLTLTLVWIYLEMLRLLSILQGDD; the protein is encoded by the coding sequence ATGAGGAGCAGCAACCCGGTCTTCTCGCGACGGGGGTTCAGCCGCGACAACGGCTACGCGGGCTTCAACACCGCGCCGCAGGCCGGGGGCCCCGCAGTCGGCGGAAACCCGTACGCCCAGGGCGCCGGCAACGCGTACGCCACCAACCCCTACGCGCCGGCGGACGCCCAGGTCGGTGCCCCGCCGCAGGCACCCGCGCCGACCAGTGTGATGACGATGGACGACGTCGTGGCGCGCACCGCCATGACGCTCGGCACCGTCGTGCTCACCGCGATCCTGTCGTGGGTGCTTCTGCCCGTCGACCCGGCCAACATGGGCAGGTCGTACGGCATCGCCATCGGCGCCGCGCTGGTGGCCATGGTGCTCGCGCTCGTCCAGTCCTTCAAGCGCAAGCCGTCGCCCGCGCTGATCCTCGCCTACGCGGGGTTCGAGGGCGTCTTCCTCGGAGTGATCTCCAGCGCGGTGTCCACGTACATCGCGGACGGTGTGGTCGCCCAGGCCGTGCTCGGGACCATGGCGGTCTTCGGCGGCGTGCTGTTCGCCTACAAGATGCGCTGGATCCGCGTCACCCGCCGCTTCTACGGCTTCGTGATGGCGGCAGCGATGGGCTTCCTGCTGCTGATGGCGGTCAACCTGCTGTTCGCCGTCTTCGCCGGCGGCGACGGCCTGGGCTTCCGCAGCGGCGGTCTCGGCATCCTGTTCGGTGTCATCGGCATCATCCTCGGCGCCTGCTTCCTGGCCCTGGACTTCAAGCAGGTCGAGGACGGCATCAACTACGGCGCCCCCCGCGAGGAGTCCTGGCTGGCCGCCTTCGGCCTCACCCTGACCCTGGTGTGGATCTACCTGGAGATGCTGCGTCTGCTGTCGATCCTGCAGGGCGACGACTGA